The following are encoded together in the Nymphaea colorata isolate Beijing-Zhang1983 chromosome 14, ASM883128v2, whole genome shotgun sequence genome:
- the LOC116267538 gene encoding auxin response factor 10-like, with the protein MTNNLDSSNSFIVGKDGERCLDPQLWHACAGGMVQMHKVNTKVYYFPQGHAEHAGGSFELPPSLKMPPFIPCKIGDVKFLADRETDEVFVKLKLFPLSPMVDGFGGAEEEDSFSENSGLDVDKPTSFAKTLTQSDANNGGGFSVPRYCAETIFPKLDYSNDPPVQTVLAKDVHGEVWKFRHIYRGTPRRHLLTTGWSTFVNQKKLVAGDSIVFLRTANGELCVGVRRSARLTGDSPSSVASAWCLSAGSLGSPFRSPRWEGKSGTGVAGGSGFSMFLREDENRMTRPGNNGGFSRDKTKVSAKAVIEACSLAAAGQPFEVIYFPRASTPEFCVKASTVSASMRVHWTPGMRFKMAFETEDSSRISWFMGTISSVQFADSVNWPNSPWRLLQVTWDEPDLLQNVKRVSPWLIEIVSNIPTIQMSPFALPKKKLRVSQHPEFQHDVQGIIGSLPAGVLPGNMLGSINPWQRLPENVPSGIQGARHGHFGVSLSDFCPNKFRPGFLSDNMYHCQEQALRSSPVSTELFIGNSSSLERSIGQGSISCILSSCDPLLSSKRSLDAGHVKPAEKAAQIRLFGQSIGMKEPEKSDSTQLNSQVYSTDGLGSSVITNNSGIVSGSTENFNTAHVDKINFSRSQGKGPHYHKHLDAPSAPNILPGISLLKEKPSDLGLQKCVYGDKLFDEGANGHCKVFMESEDVGRSLDLSSFTSFDELYKTLAQMFAVDQTDMLSRVLYRDANGIVRHTGDEPYSEFMKTARRVTILSDAGSDNMGR; encoded by the exons ATGACTAATAATCTAGACTCGTCAAATTCTTTCATCGTTGGCAAGGATGGAGAGAGGTGCCTGGATCCTCAGCTTTGGCATGCGTGTGCTGGTGGCATGGTCCAGATGCACAAGGTTAACACGAAGGTTTACTATTTCCCGCAAGGGCACGCGGAGCATGCCGGAGGCAGTTTTGAGTTGCCGCCCTCCTTGAAGATGCCGCCCTTTATCCCCTGCAAGATTGGGGATGTTAAGTTCCTGGCTGATAGGGAAACGGATGAAGTTTTCGTGAAGCTGAAGCTTTTTCCCTTGAGCCCAATGGTGGATGGCTTTGGAGgtgctgaagaagaagatagtTTCAGTGAGAATAGCGGATTGGATGTCGATAAACCCACATCTTTCGCCAAGACCTTGACGCAGTCAGACGCCAACAATGGGGGTGGCTTCTCGGTGCCCCGTTATTGTGCTGAAACCATCTTCCCGAAGCTTGACTACTCGAACGATCCCCCCGTGCAGACTGTCCTTGCAAAAGATGTCCATGGTGAGGTCTGGAAGTTCAGGCACATTTACCGAGGAACACCGAGGCGCCACCTTCTAACTACAGGCTGGAGCACGTTTGTTAACCAGAAGAAACTTGTGGCCGGAGATTCCATCGTGTTTCTGCGGACTGCTAATGGGGAGCTGTGTGTTGGGGTAAGGCGTTCTGCCAGGTTGACCGGAGACTCTCCGTCCTCTGTGGCATCTGCTTGGTGCTTATCTGCTGGGAGTCTGGGATCCCCGTTCAGGAGCCCAAGATGGGAAGGAAAATCAGGGACTGGTGTTGCTGGTGGTAGCGGTTTCTctatgttcttgagagaagatgagAACAGGATGACAAGGCCCGGTAATAATGGCGGCTTTTCAAGGGATAAGACTAAGGTGAGTGCTAAAGCAGTGATTGAGGCATGTAGCTTGGCAGCTGCTGGACAACCATTTGAAGTGATCTATTTCCCTCGTGCAAGTACTCCCGAGTTTTGTGTGAAGGCTAGTACAGTGAGCGCTTCTATGAGGGTGCATTGGACGCCGGGGATGAGGTTTAAGATGGCATTCGAGACGGAGGATTCTTCTCGGATCAGTTGGTTTATGGGAACAATTTCATCGGTGCAGTTTGCGGATTCGGTTAACTGGCCAAATTCACCATGGCGGCTTCTTCAG GTGACTTGGGATGAACCGGATCTACTGCAGAATGTGAAGCGAGTTAGTCCGTGGTTGATAGAGATAGTCTCCAACATACCAACCATCCAGATGTCTCCCTTTGCACTTCCTAAGAAGAAGCTGAGGGTCTCACAGCACCCAGAATTTCAGCACGATGTCCAGGGGATCATTGGCTCTCTTCCAGCTGGTGTTCTTCCCGGTAATATGCTCGGGTCTATCAACCCGTGGCAACGTCTCCCGGAAAATGTTCCTTCAGGCATACAGGGAGCCAGGCATGGTCACTTCGGTGTTTCACTCTCGGACTTTTGTCCGAACAAGTTTAGGCCGGGTTTTTTGTCCGATAACATGTATCACTGTCAAGAGCAAGCCCTGCGTTCATCACCTGTTTCGACTGAGCTTTTCATAGGGAATTCCTCTTCCCTGGAGCGCTCCATTGGGCAGGGTAGCATCTCTTGTATCCTTTCTAGCTGTGACCCTCTATTGAGCAGCAAAAGGTCACTTGATGCAGGTCATGTGAAGCCAGCTGAAAAGGCTGCCCAAATCAGGCTTTTTGGCCAGTCGATAGGCATGAAAGAACCAGAGAAATCGGACTCCACTCAGCTGAACTCGCAAGTATATTCCACAGATGGCTTGGGATCCAGCGTTATTACCAACAACAGTGGCATCGTCAGTGGGAGCACTGAGAATTTTAACACTGCCCATGTCGACAAGATAAACTTCTCTCGCAGCCAGGGAAAAGGGCCCCACTATCACAAGCATTTGGACGCTCCCAGTGCTCCCAACATCTTGCCAGGCATTTCTTTGCTTAAAGAGAAGCCTTCTGACCTCGGTTTGCAAAAGTGTGTATATGGCGATAAGCTTTTTGATGAAGGTGCCAATGGCCACTGCAAGGTCTTCATGGAGTCTGAGGATGTGGGCCGAAGTCTGGACCTTTCTTCATTCACTTCATTTGACGAGCTCTATAAAACGCTGGCACAAATGTTCGCGGTCGACCAAACTGATATGCTCAGTAGGGTGCTCTACCGAGATGCTAATGGTATCGTGAGGCACACTGGAGATGAACCTTACAG TGAGTTTATGAAGACCGCAAGGAGAGTTACGATCTTGTCTGATGCTGGAAGTGACAACATGGGAAGGTAA